The proteins below come from a single Salinilacihabitans rarus genomic window:
- a CDS encoding type II secretion system F family protein, with protein MSLETGSGSGTDAESLAGSSDALGDTFYPLYERLFDEDSQFVSDVELKLAQSRMTDTVELFLSRALGIGLLTGGMLWFVGLVLGYAIFATGVVSAESLSLGLPVGNEAVIAVLNQAKLPLAILLTGMVLGTIGFALGFGSLVAIPYSRASARQREINMLLTDSVSYMYALAVGGLNQLEILEAMAQADDTYGEVAKEFQSIVQETEYFDVDYRTAIRKQAIETPSDELSQFLTDMLSIINSGGDMESFLSDKKEKHMRTAKQEQETTLETLELFGEMYMTLSLFPLLLIIILVIMQMIPSASVSDGMIYLTIYGLIPLTGVGFIVLVSTVKHDEPGDGYLRHAHDDRRVQAAEEQGLLNLGLVEQFTGEYNVFNRIKNREGTYETLQVLQKPHLFFRDNPLYTLALTGPAALVIVVTAMVSGSAPVSWSGMIERPVWGTFLYVYVPLYLTMVPLTVFREWNVRSRNAVVRTLSEDLRKLSSANDTGMTLLESLKAVSDTTSGKLAREFEVMHTKVNYGMSLQEALVEFNNKYHIPRLARTVKLIAKSQEASNQISDVLRTAAQASENQDDIVRERKSRTLMQVVIIIMTFMTLLAVIAILKTQFIDTMAGLDTSGADTGSSAAGAGIGNADFSQNVDTNQLSLLFFHAVTLQGILSGFIAGYIRDADLLSGLKFVLVLSTVALVAWVMVA; from the coding sequence ATGAGTCTGGAAACCGGTAGCGGTAGCGGAACCGACGCCGAATCGCTCGCCGGGAGTTCGGACGCGCTCGGCGACACGTTCTACCCGCTGTACGAGCGGCTGTTCGACGAGGACAGCCAGTTCGTCTCCGACGTGGAGCTGAAACTCGCCCAGTCGCGGATGACCGACACCGTCGAGCTCTTCCTCTCGCGGGCGCTCGGGATCGGCCTGCTGACGGGCGGGATGCTCTGGTTCGTCGGCCTGGTGCTCGGCTACGCGATCTTCGCGACCGGCGTCGTCAGCGCGGAGTCGCTCAGTCTCGGGCTCCCGGTCGGCAACGAGGCGGTGATCGCCGTCCTCAACCAGGCGAAGCTACCGCTGGCGATCCTGCTGACGGGGATGGTCCTCGGGACGATCGGCTTCGCGCTCGGCTTCGGCTCGCTGGTCGCGATCCCCTACTCGCGGGCCTCGGCGCGCCAACGCGAGATCAACATGCTGCTCACGGACTCGGTCTCGTACATGTACGCGCTGGCGGTCGGCGGCCTCAACCAGCTCGAGATCCTCGAGGCGATGGCACAGGCCGACGACACCTACGGCGAGGTCGCCAAGGAGTTCCAGAGCATCGTCCAGGAGACCGAGTACTTCGACGTCGACTACCGGACGGCGATCCGCAAGCAGGCGATCGAGACGCCGAGCGACGAGCTCTCGCAGTTCCTGACCGACATGCTCTCGATCATCAACAGCGGCGGCGACATGGAGAGTTTCCTGTCGGACAAGAAGGAAAAGCACATGCGGACCGCAAAGCAGGAACAGGAGACGACCCTCGAGACGCTCGAGTTGTTCGGCGAGATGTACATGACGCTCTCGCTGTTCCCGCTGCTTTTGATCATCATTCTGGTCATCATGCAGATGATCCCGAGCGCGAGCGTCTCCGACGGGATGATCTACCTGACCATCTACGGACTGATCCCGCTGACCGGCGTCGGCTTCATCGTCCTCGTCTCGACGGTCAAACACGACGAACCGGGCGACGGCTACCTCAGACACGCCCACGACGACCGACGAGTCCAGGCCGCCGAGGAGCAGGGGCTGCTCAACCTCGGGCTGGTCGAGCAGTTCACCGGCGAGTACAACGTCTTCAACCGCATCAAGAACCGCGAGGGGACCTACGAGACCCTTCAGGTGCTCCAGAAGCCTCACCTGTTCTTCCGGGACAACCCGCTGTACACGCTCGCGCTGACCGGCCCCGCGGCGCTGGTGATCGTCGTGACGGCGATGGTCAGCGGCTCCGCCCCGGTGTCGTGGTCCGGAATGATCGAGCGGCCGGTGTGGGGGACGTTCCTCTACGTCTACGTCCCGCTGTACCTGACGATGGTCCCGCTGACGGTCTTCCGGGAGTGGAACGTCCGCTCGCGGAACGCGGTCGTCAGGACGCTCTCGGAGGACCTCCGGAAGCTCTCGAGCGCGAACGACACCGGAATGACGTTGCTCGAGTCGCTGAAGGCCGTCTCCGACACGACCAGCGGGAAACTCGCCCGCGAGTTCGAGGTCATGCACACGAAGGTCAACTACGGGATGAGCCTCCAGGAGGCGCTCGTCGAGTTCAACAACAAGTACCACATCCCGCGGCTGGCCCGGACCGTCAAACTCATCGCGAAGTCCCAGGAGGCGTCGAACCAGATCTCCGACGTGCTGCGAACCGCCGCCCAGGCCAGCGAGAACCAGGACGACATCGTCCGCGAGCGCAAGTCCCGGACGCTGATGCAGGTCGTGATCATCATCATGACGTTCATGACCCTGCTCGCGGTGATCGCGATCCTCAAGACGCAGTTCATCGACACGATGGCGGGGCTCGACACCAGCGGCGCCGACACCGGATCGAGCGCCGCCGGGGCCGGCATCGGCAACGCGGACTTCAGCCAGAACGTCGACACGAATCAGCTCTCGCTGCTGTTCTTCCACGCGGTGACGCTCCAGGGGATCCTCTCGGGGTTCATCGCAGGCTACATCCGCGACGCCGACCTCCTGAGCGGGCTGAAGTTCGTCCTCGTCCTCTCGACCGTCGCACTCGTGGCGTGGGTGATGGTGGCCTGA
- a CDS encoding ATPase, T2SS/T4P/T4SS family produces MAIDEADQSDAGEFSDAEASTPASDERTFDGPTRNSDVRVGEYTWADFMEEYGYGDEVSAVYPHGTGSSGDQLGLGTSSAVPSGDDWDSVEFDPEAHLGYHPDELSDLITETFAPNAKYFRNAFLEYLDPETTPVVKDVYSLEHYKWEYYYDDEGNRPRKRNGEIEPFDCEETLGFDPDDIEQKLHEAGNVAMELDDVVDARTVKVREELDEDEFFSTAEGNTTVVNRYDLEKAVPPEKKGHFREEERYWVNKPYAFVVIFHSQKENERKYYMIEPYLNEIEEELQEFLSGKLRTAIKYSDDGIKQTESEDGRREVIEEETRRLLKRYDLFERIGGDDESFFDAVRSMLDDEEEDEEGVDLDIGERDRQLEGIKVRPEPLLLEEDSDTLNEYQVEKLLYLLKRNFIGYERIDGIKHDINVEDISCDGYNSPVFVYHSEYEQIITNIHHGEDELDDFVVKLAQRSGKGISKRLPQVDATLPDGSRAQLTLGNEVSDHGTNYTIRQFKDVPFTPIDLINWNTFSLDEMAFLWLAIENHKSLIFAGGTASGKTTSLNAVSLFIPSNTKIVSIEDTREVELPQRNWIASVTRPSFSDDAQGDVDEFDLLEAALRQRPDYIVMGEIRGEEGRTLFQVMSTGHTTYTTFHADSVDEVLKRFTTDPINVSKTMFTALDLVSIQTQTRVQGRKVRRNKSLTEINHYEAENDEINVQDVYQWQAETDEYLKMGDSNTLDEIMFDRGWNREKLQNELFKRKVILAYLIKNELNTYAEVAATIQAFINDPDTILTLIANGQLEGSLEDLREMESVLIDVDPEKEELVPRPDPTNETYNLSMDVLERAEESLFEEYRGKVPSGLAGALGGVDEANPVEADAAGDAAFDAGDWDADDNALGSGGDGAVADTPSWLDEESESAEAEKALPDAQASGDESETAERPALEAAPDEEPTIDVGADASNAGATAEAASTPAGDVTGQVDDGGWAVDGGTSTGESSGTDDFEELFEDVDRTFEELEELEEAEAEAGGDAGTSTEAAETDDSIFGTGADSLFSEDSESADAMPRDEATDPSTGEDSIFGHPDGSPFDEESTSIFDGEEDER; encoded by the coding sequence ATGGCTATTGACGAGGCCGACCAGTCCGACGCCGGGGAGTTTTCTGACGCGGAGGCGTCGACGCCTGCGTCGGACGAGCGGACGTTCGACGGCCCGACGCGAAACTCGGACGTTCGCGTCGGCGAGTACACCTGGGCCGACTTCATGGAGGAGTACGGGTACGGCGACGAGGTGTCGGCGGTGTATCCCCACGGGACCGGGTCGTCCGGCGATCAACTCGGTCTCGGGACGTCGAGTGCGGTTCCGAGCGGCGACGACTGGGACAGCGTCGAGTTCGATCCCGAGGCGCACCTCGGCTACCACCCCGACGAGTTGTCGGACCTGATCACGGAGACGTTCGCCCCGAACGCGAAGTACTTCCGGAACGCTTTCCTCGAGTACCTCGACCCCGAGACGACGCCGGTCGTCAAGGACGTCTACTCGCTGGAACACTACAAGTGGGAGTACTACTACGACGACGAGGGGAATCGCCCCCGAAAGCGAAACGGCGAGATCGAACCGTTCGACTGCGAGGAAACGCTCGGGTTCGACCCGGACGACATCGAGCAAAAGCTCCACGAGGCCGGCAACGTCGCGATGGAACTCGACGACGTCGTCGACGCGCGGACGGTGAAAGTCCGGGAGGAACTCGACGAGGACGAGTTCTTCTCGACGGCCGAGGGGAACACGACCGTCGTGAACCGGTACGACCTCGAGAAGGCCGTCCCGCCGGAGAAGAAAGGCCACTTCCGCGAGGAGGAGCGCTACTGGGTGAACAAACCCTACGCGTTCGTCGTCATCTTCCACTCCCAGAAGGAAAACGAGAGGAAGTACTACATGATCGAGCCGTACCTGAACGAGATCGAAGAGGAACTTCAGGAGTTCCTCTCCGGGAAGCTCAGGACGGCGATCAAGTACTCCGACGATGGGATCAAACAGACCGAGAGCGAAGACGGCCGACGCGAGGTCATCGAAGAGGAGACTCGACGGCTGCTGAAACGCTACGACCTCTTCGAGCGGATCGGCGGCGACGACGAGAGCTTCTTCGACGCCGTCAGATCCATGCTGGACGACGAGGAGGAAGACGAGGAGGGCGTGGACCTCGATATCGGCGAGCGCGACCGGCAACTCGAAGGCATCAAGGTCCGTCCCGAACCGCTCCTCCTCGAGGAGGACTCGGACACGCTCAACGAGTACCAGGTCGAGAAGCTCCTGTACCTGCTCAAGCGGAACTTCATCGGCTACGAGCGCATCGACGGCATCAAACACGACATCAACGTCGAGGACATCTCCTGTGACGGGTACAACTCGCCCGTCTTCGTCTACCACTCCGAGTACGAGCAGATCATCACGAACATCCACCACGGCGAGGACGAACTCGACGACTTCGTCGTGAAACTCGCCCAGCGATCGGGCAAGGGGATCAGCAAGCGGCTGCCGCAGGTCGACGCGACCCTGCCGGACGGCTCGCGCGCCCAGTTGACCCTCGGCAACGAGGTCTCGGATCACGGGACCAACTACACGATCCGACAGTTCAAGGACGTCCCGTTCACGCCGATCGACCTCATCAACTGGAACACCTTCAGCCTCGACGAGATGGCGTTCCTCTGGCTCGCCATCGAGAACCACAAGAGCCTGATCTTCGCGGGTGGGACCGCGTCCGGGAAGACGACCTCGCTGAACGCGGTGTCGCTTTTCATCCCGTCGAACACCAAGATCGTCTCGATCGAGGACACCCGCGAGGTCGAACTCCCACAGCGCAACTGGATCGCCTCCGTCACCCGGCCGTCGTTCTCCGACGACGCCCAGGGCGACGTCGACGAGTTCGACCTGCTGGAGGCCGCACTCCGGCAACGGCCCGACTACATCGTGATGGGTGAGATCCGCGGCGAGGAGGGCCGGACGCTGTTCCAGGTCATGTCGACCGGCCACACCACCTACACCACGTTCCACGCCGACTCCGTCGACGAGGTCCTCAAGCGGTTCACGACCGACCCGATCAACGTCTCGAAGACGATGTTCACGGCGCTGGACCTGGTCTCGATCCAGACCCAGACGCGGGTCCAGGGCCGGAAGGTCCGCCGGAACAAGTCGCTGACCGAGATCAACCACTACGAGGCCGAAAACGACGAGATCAACGTCCAGGACGTCTACCAGTGGCAGGCCGAGACGGACGAGTACCTCAAGATGGGGGACTCGAACACCTTAGACGAGATCATGTTCGACCGCGGCTGGAACCGCGAGAAGCTGCAGAACGAACTGTTCAAGCGCAAGGTGATCCTCGCGTACCTGATCAAGAACGAACTCAACACGTACGCGGAGGTCGCGGCGACGATCCAGGCGTTCATCAACGATCCGGACACGATCCTGACGCTGATCGCGAACGGCCAACTCGAAGGGAGCCTCGAGGACCTCCGGGAGATGGAGAGCGTCCTGATCGACGTCGATCCCGAGAAGGAGGAACTCGTCCCGCGGCCGGACCCGACCAACGAGACGTACAACCTCTCGATGGACGTCCTGGAACGCGCCGAGGAGTCGCTGTTCGAGGAGTACCGCGGGAAGGTCCCGAGCGGCCTCGCGGGCGCGCTCGGCGGCGTCGACGAGGCGAACCCCGTCGAGGCCGACGCGGCCGGCGACGCCGCGTTCGACGCCGGGGACTGGGACGCCGACGACAACGCGCTCGGCTCCGGCGGAGACGGCGCCGTCGCGGACACCCCGTCGTGGCTCGACGAGGAGTCGGAGTCGGCGGAAGCGGAGAAAGCACTCCCGGACGCGCAGGCGTCGGGCGACGAGTCCGAGACGGCCGAACGGCCGGCGCTCGAGGCGGCCCCGGACGAGGAACCGACGATCGACGTCGGCGCCGACGCCTCGAACGCCGGCGCGACCGCGGAGGCCGCCAGCACCCCGGCGGGAGACGTCACCGGACAGGTCGACGACGGCGGATGGGCGGTCGACGGCGGTACGTCGACGGGCGAGTCCTCCGGGACGGACGACTTCGAGGAACTGTTCGAGGACGTCGACCGAACCTTCGAGGAACTCGAAGAACTCGAAGAGGCCGAGGCCGAAGCCGGCGGGGACGCCGGCACGTCGACGGAGGCCGCCGAGACGGACGACTCGATCTTCGGGACCGGCGCCGACTCCCTCTTCAGCGAGGATTCGGAGTCGGCCGACGCGATGCCCAGAGACGAGGCGACGGACCCGTCGACTGGCGAGGATTCGATCTTCGGGCACCCGGACGGCTCCCCGTTCGACGAGGAGTCGACGTCGATCTTCGACGGTGAGGAGGACGAACGATGA
- a CDS encoding tyrosine-type recombinase/integrase — MPPNPDLDPIDPNSAVDMYLADREPTVAQSTLYAHRSRLGHFLRWCEAEAIETIADLTGRELHAYRLWRREDGDLNRVSEKTQMDTLRVFIRWCEQLGFASPDLHLAVQSPTLDPGDNTREVLLDAERATAILDYLATYHYASLDHVVLVLFWRCGLRLGALHALDVDDYDPIEQSLAVVHRPETATPLKNKHEGERYVALSDATRRVLDDWVGDRRPDVTDEHGREPLCATTRGRAYKSYLRKFVYRWTRPCVVTGECPHGRTIDDCDAVSDEAAFRCPSSVSPHAIRRGAITHWLKADWPTRAVGDRANVSPDVLEAHYDQRSAQEKMEQRRRYLDNI, encoded by the coding sequence ATGCCACCGAACCCAGACCTTGACCCGATCGATCCCAACTCGGCCGTCGACATGTATCTCGCCGATCGCGAACCGACCGTCGCCCAAAGCACCCTCTATGCCCATCGCTCCCGGCTCGGCCACTTCCTGCGGTGGTGCGAGGCCGAGGCGATCGAGACGATCGCCGACCTCACCGGGCGCGAGCTCCACGCCTATCGGCTGTGGCGCCGCGAGGACGGCGACCTGAATCGCGTCTCCGAGAAGACGCAGATGGACACGCTGCGCGTGTTCATCCGCTGGTGCGAGCAACTCGGGTTCGCCAGTCCTGACCTCCACCTCGCCGTCCAGAGCCCGACGCTCGACCCCGGCGATAACACACGCGAGGTGCTGCTCGACGCTGAGCGCGCGACGGCGATCCTCGACTATCTCGCGACGTACCACTACGCCTCGCTCGACCACGTCGTCCTCGTGCTGTTCTGGCGGTGCGGCCTCCGGCTTGGCGCGCTCCACGCGCTCGACGTCGACGACTACGACCCGATCGAGCAGTCGCTCGCAGTCGTGCATCGGCCGGAGACGGCGACGCCGCTGAAAAACAAGCACGAAGGCGAGCGGTACGTCGCGTTGAGCGACGCCACACGCCGCGTTCTCGACGACTGGGTCGGCGACCGCCGGCCGGACGTGACCGACGAGCACGGCCGGGAGCCGCTGTGTGCGACGACTCGTGGCCGCGCCTACAAGTCGTACCTCCGCAAGTTCGTCTATCGCTGGACGCGCCCCTGCGTCGTCACCGGCGAGTGTCCCCACGGGCGGACGATCGACGACTGCGACGCCGTCAGTGACGAGGCGGCGTTCCGCTGTCCGTCGTCGGTCTCACCGCACGCGATCCGCCGCGGGGCGATCACGCACTGGCTCAAAGCCGACTGGCCGACGCGAGCGGTCGGTGACCGGGCGAACGTCTCGCCGGACGTCCTCGAGGCGCACTACGACCAGCGCTCGGCGCAGGAGAAGATGGAGCAACGCCGCCGGTACCTCGATAACATCTAA
- a CDS encoding toprim domain-containing protein encodes MSGQDDDAASPPSIDELVEALPDLQAYIENPAHGQHTTDLVAVGDEYRGAHPVHGSTNADESGPAAGNFAVNPAKGVWYCHRCGAGGDLLNYIAVDEGLVDCAHADDLADVFPLVLDLATEAAGIADRMSGADRRELAARRHERAAITEVHTAACTFYRQHLDEPRPDEPTETWAAYVRNRWGLSAAILDEAGIGYAPREPRALVDYLRAEGFEDHLLRQSGLVSENDEGELVDYFDGRLIFPYRVRGAPRYFIGRRTPQTPGRTPSKYRKLRNPDPDGTGPTACVTEPVFGLDTARSAEHVVVTEGVTDALALHDAGFAAIAPVGTAFGEDRLKTAARALSGKRVTVVMDEDEVSGAGLRAALTTATDLAETGHPREVRVGRLTAADGVTQQTIDVAEFYRDYDAAAFAQVLDAALPVNHARYCWGETAGDPSYLFAAAVEAADHDPTAVASRTDDEGTESLLGVDDIIDGDELPTAQREFHRRSDLSGKDVRDIFEHAIRIDLEANGSFIRSDDGRLWYFFDPEHRLYPIDASGQQEIHDEFHGLIKARFGLSMDQWSRGLFKDIRIHGRRIAARRAVHQFACYNAEAGELYVSDFDDGYYVVDGSDEAPEHRPNGTDVLFRDERGEPWTYVPPAARPEPDGDIPGERSPWAGEGDLLHRYVTNRVNFGDAVLTPAQQRLQLYLHLHIIPLTSLLSARPILAWVGPKGSGKTVTQRMIGRLFYGPSFKETVMPDEKKDFYAVLANRPLTFIDNYDDGRRWANDVLAAVATGAKLELRKLYSTVDLASYDPQCWLSLTSRDPPFRRDDVAERMLVFNLERIATGTADFVGTTPFLEVVDEAREPLLSALLDNVNAVLRVYHDTERAALRSQHRMADWAACAHLCAEALDLDGVDALLEAMGGERAAFVLEDDPLRPALDHYLETQPKCATRFHSTTKLYDVLAEAAASTDHTFDYADARHLGRRLKKIREELHQLYGMEVDTSGRAPQYRFPTARDDE; translated from the coding sequence ATGAGCGGTCAGGACGACGACGCGGCATCACCCCCTTCGATCGACGAGCTCGTCGAAGCGCTTCCGGATCTGCAGGCGTATATCGAGAATCCTGCTCACGGCCAGCACACGACCGATCTCGTCGCCGTCGGGGACGAGTATCGCGGCGCCCATCCCGTCCACGGCTCGACGAACGCCGACGAGAGCGGGCCGGCGGCGGGCAACTTCGCGGTTAACCCGGCCAAAGGCGTCTGGTACTGTCACCGCTGTGGTGCCGGTGGCGACCTCCTCAACTACATCGCAGTCGACGAGGGGCTCGTCGACTGCGCGCATGCCGACGACCTCGCCGACGTCTTCCCGCTCGTGCTCGATCTCGCCACCGAAGCAGCGGGAATCGCGGATCGGATGTCGGGCGCGGATCGGCGCGAACTGGCCGCCAGACGCCACGAACGAGCGGCGATCACCGAGGTGCACACGGCGGCCTGTACGTTCTACCGTCAGCACCTCGATGAGCCCCGCCCGGACGAGCCCACCGAGACGTGGGCGGCGTACGTCCGCAACCGGTGGGGACTCAGCGCGGCGATCCTCGACGAGGCGGGCATCGGCTACGCCCCCCGCGAGCCGCGCGCACTGGTCGACTACCTCCGCGCGGAGGGCTTCGAGGACCACCTGCTCCGTCAGTCGGGGCTGGTCAGCGAGAACGACGAGGGCGAGCTCGTCGACTACTTCGACGGGCGGCTCATCTTCCCCTACCGGGTGCGCGGCGCACCGCGCTACTTCATCGGGCGGCGGACCCCACAGACGCCCGGCCGGACCCCCTCGAAGTATCGAAAGCTCCGGAATCCGGACCCGGACGGCACCGGGCCGACCGCGTGCGTCACCGAACCGGTCTTCGGCCTCGATACCGCACGGTCCGCGGAGCACGTCGTCGTCACCGAAGGCGTCACAGACGCCCTCGCGCTCCACGACGCCGGTTTCGCCGCGATCGCGCCTGTTGGGACGGCCTTCGGCGAGGACCGCCTCAAGACGGCCGCACGGGCGCTCAGCGGCAAACGGGTGACGGTCGTCATGGACGAAGACGAAGTGTCCGGGGCCGGCCTCCGCGCCGCACTGACGACCGCCACGGACCTCGCCGAGACGGGCCACCCGCGCGAGGTGCGGGTCGGCCGACTCACGGCCGCCGACGGGGTGACCCAGCAGACGATCGACGTGGCCGAGTTCTACCGCGACTACGATGCAGCCGCGTTCGCGCAGGTGCTCGACGCCGCCCTGCCTGTCAACCACGCCCGCTACTGCTGGGGCGAGACCGCGGGCGATCCGAGCTACCTGTTCGCGGCCGCCGTCGAGGCCGCCGATCACGACCCGACGGCGGTCGCGAGCCGGACGGACGACGAGGGGACGGAGAGCCTACTCGGGGTCGATGACATCATCGACGGCGACGAACTCCCGACGGCCCAGCGTGAGTTCCATCGCCGAAGCGACCTCTCGGGAAAGGACGTGCGCGACATCTTCGAGCACGCGATCCGGATCGACCTCGAGGCGAACGGGTCGTTCATCCGGTCGGACGACGGCCGACTCTGGTACTTCTTCGATCCGGAACACCGGCTCTATCCGATCGACGCGTCGGGCCAGCAGGAGATCCACGACGAGTTCCACGGGCTGATCAAAGCGCGGTTCGGCCTCTCGATGGACCAGTGGTCGCGGGGGCTCTTCAAGGACATCCGGATTCACGGCCGCCGGATCGCCGCGCGCCGCGCCGTCCACCAGTTCGCCTGCTACAACGCAGAGGCGGGCGAACTGTACGTCAGCGACTTCGACGACGGCTACTACGTGGTCGACGGGAGCGACGAGGCGCCCGAGCATCGGCCGAACGGGACGGACGTCCTCTTCCGCGACGAGCGCGGGGAGCCGTGGACGTACGTCCCACCCGCGGCGCGCCCGGAGCCCGACGGGGACATTCCGGGCGAGCGCTCGCCGTGGGCGGGCGAGGGCGATCTCCTCCACCGCTACGTGACGAACCGCGTGAACTTCGGCGACGCCGTCCTGACGCCGGCCCAGCAACGGCTACAGCTCTACCTGCACCTGCACATCATCCCGCTGACGTCGCTCCTCTCGGCGCGGCCGATCCTCGCGTGGGTCGGCCCGAAGGGCAGCGGCAAGACGGTCACCCAGCGGATGATCGGCCGGCTGTTCTACGGGCCGTCGTTCAAAGAGACGGTGATGCCCGACGAGAAGAAGGACTTCTACGCCGTCCTCGCGAACCGGCCGCTGACGTTCATCGACAACTACGACGACGGCCGTCGGTGGGCGAACGACGTGCTGGCCGCGGTGGCGACCGGCGCGAAGCTGGAACTGCGCAAGCTCTACTCGACGGTCGACCTCGCCTCGTACGATCCGCAGTGCTGGCTGTCGCTCACCTCGCGCGACCCGCCGTTCCGGCGCGACGACGTCGCCGAGCGGATGCTCGTGTTCAACCTCGAGCGGATCGCGACCGGCACGGCCGACTTCGTCGGTACGACGCCGTTCCTCGAGGTGGTCGACGAGGCCCGCGAGCCACTGCTCTCCGCGCTCCTCGACAACGTCAACGCCGTCCTCCGGGTCTACCACGACACGGAGCGCGCGGCGTTACGGTCGCAGCACCGGATGGCCGACTGGGCGGCCTGCGCACACCTCTGTGCGGAGGCACTCGACCTCGACGGCGTCGACGCCCTCCTCGAGGCGATGGGGGGCGAGCGCGCGGCGTTCGTCCTCGAAGACGATCCGCTCCGGCCTGCACTCGACCACTACCTCGAGACGCAGCCCAAGTGCGCCACTCGCTTCCACTCGACGACTAAGCTGTACGATGTGCTAGCAGAAGCGGCGGCCAGCACGGACCATACGTTCGACTACGCGGACGCGCGCCATCTCGGGCGGCGACTCAAAAAGATCCGCGAGGAGTTACACCAACTCTACGGCATGGAGGTCGACACCTCGGGGCGCGCACCCCAGTATCGCTTCCCGACGGCACGCGACGACGAGTAA